A single genomic interval of Hevea brasiliensis isolate MT/VB/25A 57/8 chromosome 4, ASM3005281v1, whole genome shotgun sequence harbors:
- the LOC110666282 gene encoding PRA1 family protein H isoform X1, which yields MKFSSNPLALSIPDAAFESWLRDSGYLEILDHHSSSTTTTTTTTTAAASSNTPTTASITGGFFVSLFSRILTLLSLFTLNPLSKLTTDDFSGQTPCWTRAFFGDCGSYSFPSGNDQARLRVHENVKRYARNYASLFILFCACTLYQMPLALIGLISSLALWDIFKFCSDRWGLDLYPAIRQVLVRTAQCATVVILVCLNVQMALFYALGVSYAVMILHASFRKLTPAEQPSRRR from the exons ATGAAATTCTCATCCAACCCACTCGCTCTAAGCATCCCGGACGCTGCCTTCGAGTCATGGCTCCGCGACTCCGGCTACCTCGAAATCCTCGACCACCACTCCTCCTCCactaccacaaccaccaccaccaccacggcCGCCGCCTCCTCTAACACTCCTACCACTGCCTCAATAACTGGTGGCTTTTTTGTTTCTCTGTTTTCCCGTATCCttactcttctctctctctttactCTGAATCCACTCTCTAAGCTCACCACCGATGATTTCTCCGGTCAAACCCCCTGCTGGACCCGCGCTTTTTTCGGCGACTGCGGGTCCTACTCCTTCCCTTCCGGTAATGACCAGGCCAGACTCCGGGTTCATGAGAATGTTAAGCGTTATGCCAGAAACTACGCCTCTCTCTTTATCCTCTTCTGTGCTTGTACTCT GTATCAAATGCCACTTGCTCTCATAGGATTGATATCAAGTTTGGCACTTTGGGATATTTTCAAGTTCTGCAGTGATAGATGGGGATTGGATCTATACCCTGCAATTAGGCAGGTTTTGGTTCGCACTGCTCAGTGTG CTACTGTAGTTATTCTTGTTTgtttaaatgttcaaatggctctCTTCTATGCCCTTGGTGTCAGCTATGCag TTATGATTTTGCATGCCTCTTTTCGGAAGCTGACTCCGGCAGAGCAACCTTCTAGGCGGAGATAA
- the LOC110666282 gene encoding PRA1 family protein H isoform X2 — MKFSSNPLALSIPDAAFESWLRDSGYLEILDHHSSSTTTTTTTTTAAASSNTPTTASITGGFFVSLFSRILTLLSLFTLNPLSKLTTDDFSGQTPCWTRAFFGDCGSYSFPSGNDQARLRVHENVKRYARNYASLFILFCACTLYQMPLALIGLISSLALWDIFKFCSDRWGLDLYPAIRQVLVRTAQCATVVILVCLNVQMALFYALGVSYAVERYLCIPL; from the exons ATGAAATTCTCATCCAACCCACTCGCTCTAAGCATCCCGGACGCTGCCTTCGAGTCATGGCTCCGCGACTCCGGCTACCTCGAAATCCTCGACCACCACTCCTCCTCCactaccacaaccaccaccaccaccacggcCGCCGCCTCCTCTAACACTCCTACCACTGCCTCAATAACTGGTGGCTTTTTTGTTTCTCTGTTTTCCCGTATCCttactcttctctctctctttactCTGAATCCACTCTCTAAGCTCACCACCGATGATTTCTCCGGTCAAACCCCCTGCTGGACCCGCGCTTTTTTCGGCGACTGCGGGTCCTACTCCTTCCCTTCCGGTAATGACCAGGCCAGACTCCGGGTTCATGAGAATGTTAAGCGTTATGCCAGAAACTACGCCTCTCTCTTTATCCTCTTCTGTGCTTGTACTCT GTATCAAATGCCACTTGCTCTCATAGGATTGATATCAAGTTTGGCACTTTGGGATATTTTCAAGTTCTGCAGTGATAGATGGGGATTGGATCTATACCCTGCAATTAGGCAGGTTTTGGTTCGCACTGCTCAGTGTG CTACTGTAGTTATTCTTGTTTgtttaaatgttcaaatggctctCTTCTATGCCCTTGGTGTCAGCTATGCag TTGAACGTTATCTCTGTATTCCTTTGTAG
- the LOC110666282 gene encoding PRA1 family protein H isoform X3: MKFSSNPLALSIPDAAFESWLRDSGYLEILDHHSSSTTTTTTTTTAAASSNTPTTASITGGFFVSLFSRILTLLSLFTLNPLSKLTTDDFSGQTPCWTRAFFGDCGSYSFPSGNDQARLRVHENVKRYARNYASLFILFCACTLYQMPLALIGLISSLALWDIFKFCSDRWGLDLYPAIRQVLVRTAQCGVMTN; the protein is encoded by the exons ATGAAATTCTCATCCAACCCACTCGCTCTAAGCATCCCGGACGCTGCCTTCGAGTCATGGCTCCGCGACTCCGGCTACCTCGAAATCCTCGACCACCACTCCTCCTCCactaccacaaccaccaccaccaccacggcCGCCGCCTCCTCTAACACTCCTACCACTGCCTCAATAACTGGTGGCTTTTTTGTTTCTCTGTTTTCCCGTATCCttactcttctctctctctttactCTGAATCCACTCTCTAAGCTCACCACCGATGATTTCTCCGGTCAAACCCCCTGCTGGACCCGCGCTTTTTTCGGCGACTGCGGGTCCTACTCCTTCCCTTCCGGTAATGACCAGGCCAGACTCCGGGTTCATGAGAATGTTAAGCGTTATGCCAGAAACTACGCCTCTCTCTTTATCCTCTTCTGTGCTTGTACTCT GTATCAAATGCCACTTGCTCTCATAGGATTGATATCAAGTTTGGCACTTTGGGATATTTTCAAGTTCTGCAGTGATAGATGGGGATTGGATCTATACCCTGCAATTAGGCAGGTTTTGGTTCGCACTGCTCAGTGTG GCGTTATGACAAACTAG
- the LOC110666283 gene encoding uncharacterized protein LOC110666283 isoform X1 has translation MQKDEKIVDGKNGRSEYVPVKNNAHLPNHVAVPGREKVSMTFGSGTNKPRLVTSALKQALSISTTVAVEVPASQIPNKAKSSSVRSVGKLNATPLSGNDNSDKVSNTSDVSSAELSSCFAPTGEDVGLNKLQDEGKEGLQLEKKAVSSVTTMKGSGHCDAVNNASCSTSAEPSSHLASEARDISSNKVQDDGKESSQLEQETMSVMRGGEMVQVSYKVYIPKKAPALARR, from the exons ATGCAAAAAGATGAGAAGATTGTTGATGGAAAGAATGGTCGCAGTGAATATGTTCCTGTTAAGAACAATGCTCATCTACCCAACCACGTAGCTGTTCCAGGCAGGGAAAAGGTCAGTATGACTTTTGGGTCTGGTACAAACAAACCAAGGTTGGTTACATCCGCATTGAAGCAAGCATTATCAATTTCTACCACTGTTGCAGTGGAGGTGCCTGCTTCACAGATACCTAATAAGGCAAAATCATCGAGTGTGAGAAGTGTTGGTAAGCTTAATGCGACTCCTCTAAGCGGCAATGATAACAGTGACAAAGTTAGCAACACCTCTGATGTTTCTTCTGCCGAGCTTTCATCTTGCTTTGCACCTACAGGAGAAGATGTTGGCTTGAATAAATTGCAAGATGAAGGTAAGGAGGGCTTACAGTTGGAAAAGAAGGCAGTGTCTTCTGTGACAACAATGAAGGGCAGTGGCCACTGTGACGCAGTTAATAATGCCTCTTGTTCTACTTCTGCTGAGCCTTCTTCTCACCTCGCATCTGAAGCAAGAGATATAAGCTCAAATAAAGTGCAAGATGATGGTAAGGAGAGTTCACAATTGGAGCAGGAGACAATGTCCGTGATGCGGGGTGGGGAAATGGTACAG GTAAGCTACAAGGTCTACATCCCTAAAAAGGCTCCAGCTTTGGCTAGAAGGTAA
- the LOC110666283 gene encoding uncharacterized protein LOC110666283 isoform X2: protein MRRLLMENAHLPNHVAVPGREKVSMTFGSGTNKPRLVTSALKQALSISTTVAVEVPASQIPNKAKSSSVRSVGKLNATPLSGNDNSDKVSNTSDVSSAELSSCFAPTGEDVGLNKLQDEGKEGLQLEKKAVSSVTTMKGSGHCDAVNNASCSTSAEPSSHLASEARDISSNKVQDDGKESSQLEQETMSVMRGGEMVQVSYKVYIPKKAPALARR, encoded by the exons ATGAGAAGATTGTTGATGGAAA ATGCTCATCTACCCAACCACGTAGCTGTTCCAGGCAGGGAAAAGGTCAGTATGACTTTTGGGTCTGGTACAAACAAACCAAGGTTGGTTACATCCGCATTGAAGCAAGCATTATCAATTTCTACCACTGTTGCAGTGGAGGTGCCTGCTTCACAGATACCTAATAAGGCAAAATCATCGAGTGTGAGAAGTGTTGGTAAGCTTAATGCGACTCCTCTAAGCGGCAATGATAACAGTGACAAAGTTAGCAACACCTCTGATGTTTCTTCTGCCGAGCTTTCATCTTGCTTTGCACCTACAGGAGAAGATGTTGGCTTGAATAAATTGCAAGATGAAGGTAAGGAGGGCTTACAGTTGGAAAAGAAGGCAGTGTCTTCTGTGACAACAATGAAGGGCAGTGGCCACTGTGACGCAGTTAATAATGCCTCTTGTTCTACTTCTGCTGAGCCTTCTTCTCACCTCGCATCTGAAGCAAGAGATATAAGCTCAAATAAAGTGCAAGATGATGGTAAGGAGAGTTCACAATTGGAGCAGGAGACAATGTCCGTGATGCGGGGTGGGGAAATGGTACAG GTAAGCTACAAGGTCTACATCCCTAAAAAGGCTCCAGCTTTGGCTAGAAGGTAA
- the LOC110666283 gene encoding protein yippee-like At5g53940 isoform X3 — MGRIFVVELDGRSYRCKYCGTHLALPVDLVSRSFHCHSGKAYLFNNVVNITIGALEEKMMLSGMHTVADIFCCCCGQIIGWKYVLPTPTPHTHTHARTSEAAHEKSQKYRVGKFVLESGRIVDEVDLSTEGFIDTHSDLQSERLRKEDPNGKIFF; from the exons atgggTAGGATATTTGTGGTGGAGTTAGACGGCAGGTCTTACAGATGCAAGTATTGTGGTACCCACTTGGCTCTTCCTGTTGATCTGGTCTCAAGG TCTTTTCATTGCCATAGTGGAAAGGCATACCTCTTCAATAATGT GGTTAACATCACAATAGGAGCCTTGGAGGAGAAAATGATGCTTTCAGGAATGCATACTGTTGCAGATATATTTTGCTGCTGCTGTGGACAAATTATTGGCTGGAAATATGTACTCCCCACCCCAAccccacacacacatacacatgcAAGAACATCT GAGGCTGCACATGAAAAGAGCCAAAAGTATAGAGTAGGCAAGTTTGTTCTTGAAAG CGGGAGGATTGTTGATGAGGTGGACTTGTCAACAGAAGGCTTTATCGACACGCATTCTG ATCTTCAAAGCGAGAGATTGAGAAAAGAAGACCCAAATGGGAAAATCTTCTTCTAG
- the LOC110666283 gene encoding protein yippee-like At5g53940 isoform X4 — protein MGRIFVVELDGRSYRCKYCGTHLALPVDLVSRSFHCHSGKAYLFNNVVNITIGALEEKMMLSGMHTVADIFCCCCGQIIGWKYVLPTPTPHTHTHEAAHEKSQKYRVGKFVLESGRIVDEVDLSTEGFIDTHSDLQSERLRKEDPNGKIFF, from the exons atgggTAGGATATTTGTGGTGGAGTTAGACGGCAGGTCTTACAGATGCAAGTATTGTGGTACCCACTTGGCTCTTCCTGTTGATCTGGTCTCAAGG TCTTTTCATTGCCATAGTGGAAAGGCATACCTCTTCAATAATGT GGTTAACATCACAATAGGAGCCTTGGAGGAGAAAATGATGCTTTCAGGAATGCATACTGTTGCAGATATATTTTGCTGCTGCTGTGGACAAATTATTGGCTGGAAATATGTACTCCCCACCCCAAccccacacacacatacacat GAGGCTGCACATGAAAAGAGCCAAAAGTATAGAGTAGGCAAGTTTGTTCTTGAAAG CGGGAGGATTGTTGATGAGGTGGACTTGTCAACAGAAGGCTTTATCGACACGCATTCTG ATCTTCAAAGCGAGAGATTGAGAAAAGAAGACCCAAATGGGAAAATCTTCTTCTAG
- the LOC110666283 gene encoding protein yippee-like At5g53940 isoform X6, producing MGRIFVVELDGRSYRCKYCGTHLALPVDLVSRSFHCHSGKAYLFNNVVNITIGALEEKMMLSGMHTVADIFCCCCGQIIGWKYEAAHEKSQKYRVGKFVLESGRIVDEVDLSTEGFIDTHSDLQSERLRKEDPNGKIFF from the exons atgggTAGGATATTTGTGGTGGAGTTAGACGGCAGGTCTTACAGATGCAAGTATTGTGGTACCCACTTGGCTCTTCCTGTTGATCTGGTCTCAAGG TCTTTTCATTGCCATAGTGGAAAGGCATACCTCTTCAATAATGT GGTTAACATCACAATAGGAGCCTTGGAGGAGAAAATGATGCTTTCAGGAATGCATACTGTTGCAGATATATTTTGCTGCTGCTGTGGACAAATTATTGGCTGGAAATAT GAGGCTGCACATGAAAAGAGCCAAAAGTATAGAGTAGGCAAGTTTGTTCTTGAAAG CGGGAGGATTGTTGATGAGGTGGACTTGTCAACAGAAGGCTTTATCGACACGCATTCTG ATCTTCAAAGCGAGAGATTGAGAAAAGAAGACCCAAATGGGAAAATCTTCTTCTAG
- the LOC110666283 gene encoding protein yippee-like At5g53940 isoform X7, with amino-acid sequence MQLIPMVNITIGALEEKMMLSGMHTVADIFCCCCGQIIGWKYVLPTPTPHTHTHARTSEAAHEKSQKYRVGKFVLESGRIVDEVDLSTEGFIDTHSDLQSERLRKEDPNGKIFF; translated from the exons ATGCAGCTTATCCCAAT GGTTAACATCACAATAGGAGCCTTGGAGGAGAAAATGATGCTTTCAGGAATGCATACTGTTGCAGATATATTTTGCTGCTGCTGTGGACAAATTATTGGCTGGAAATATGTACTCCCCACCCCAAccccacacacacatacacatgcAAGAACATCT GAGGCTGCACATGAAAAGAGCCAAAAGTATAGAGTAGGCAAGTTTGTTCTTGAAAG CGGGAGGATTGTTGATGAGGTGGACTTGTCAACAGAAGGCTTTATCGACACGCATTCTG ATCTTCAAAGCGAGAGATTGAGAAAAGAAGACCCAAATGGGAAAATCTTCTTCTAG
- the LOC110666283 gene encoding protein yippee-like At5g53940 isoform X5: protein MGRIFVVELDGRSYRCKYCGTHLALPVDLVSRSFHCHSGKAYLFNNVVNITIGALEEKMMLSGMHTVADIFCCCCGQIIGWKYVLPTPTPHTHTHARTSEAAHEKSQKYRVGKFVLESGRIVDEVDLSTEGFIDTHSGMSYGDVA, encoded by the exons atgggTAGGATATTTGTGGTGGAGTTAGACGGCAGGTCTTACAGATGCAAGTATTGTGGTACCCACTTGGCTCTTCCTGTTGATCTGGTCTCAAGG TCTTTTCATTGCCATAGTGGAAAGGCATACCTCTTCAATAATGT GGTTAACATCACAATAGGAGCCTTGGAGGAGAAAATGATGCTTTCAGGAATGCATACTGTTGCAGATATATTTTGCTGCTGCTGTGGACAAATTATTGGCTGGAAATATGTACTCCCCACCCCAAccccacacacacatacacatgcAAGAACATCT GAGGCTGCACATGAAAAGAGCCAAAAGTATAGAGTAGGCAAGTTTGTTCTTGAAAG CGGGAGGATTGTTGATGAGGTGGACTTGTCAACAGAAGGCTTTATCGACACGCATTCTGGTATGAGCTATGGAGATGTTGCATAA